One part of the Vitis riparia cultivar Riparia Gloire de Montpellier isolate 1030 chromosome 6, EGFV_Vit.rip_1.0, whole genome shotgun sequence genome encodes these proteins:
- the LOC117915646 gene encoding urease accessory protein F isoform X1: MEVPMEIDKGSHGPASTNALLQWSQWQLLDSLLPTGGFAHSCGLEAAFQAHMISGPEDLQTYVLHVLENTGSLLLPFVYSANMSPNLETWHKLDRMLDATLTNEVGRKASIAQGSALMRVAATVFSEVPSLKMMRSNSLGSGTVAFHHAPIFGLVCGLLGLDVGISQRAYMFITMRDVISAATRLNLIGPLGAAKLQHDIAIAAEEMSKKWMNRTFEEACQTAPLLDTVQGCHAYLFSRLFCS, from the coding sequence ATGGAGGTTCCTATGGAGATAGACAAAGGGAGCCATGGGCCTGCTTCTACAAACGCTCTACTGCAGTGGAGCCAGTGGCAACTGCTTGATTCCCTTCTCCCTACTGGTGGCTTTGCCCATTCTTGTGGTCTTGAGGCAGCATTTCAGGCCCACATGATCTCTGGGCCTGAAGATCTTCAAACTTATGTACTCCATGTGTTGGAGAATACGGGGAGCTTATTACTTCCATTTGTGTATTCAGCAAACATGTCTCCAAACTTAGAAACATGGCATAAACTTGACAGAATGTTGGATGCAACACTTACAAATGAAGTGGGTCGAAAGGCCTCAATTGCTCAAGGATCAGCACTTATGAGGGTAGCTGCAACTGTGTTTTCAGAAGTGCCATCTCTTAAAATGATGAGAAGTAACTCTCTGGGCTCTGGGACTGTTGCTTTCCATCATGCTCCTATTTTTGGGCTTGTATGTGGACTTCTTGGCTTGGATGTTGGAATCTCTCAGAGGGCTTATATGTTTATAACAATGAGAGATGTTATTTCTGCTGCAACAAGGCTGAACTTAATTGGACCCCTTGGGGCAGCTAAATTACAGCATGATATTGCTATTGCTGCTGAAGAAATGTCAAAGAAATGGATGAACCGTACATTTGAGGAAGCATGCCAAACAGCTCCTTTGCTTGACACAGTACAAGGTTGCCATGCTTACTTGTTTTCTAGGCTGTTCTGCTCTTGA
- the LOC117915646 gene encoding urease accessory protein F isoform X2, translated as MEVPMEIDKGSHGPASTNALLQWSQWQLLDSLLPTGGFAHSCGLEAAFQAHMISGPEDLQTYVLHVLENTGSLLLPFVYSANMSPNLETWHKLDRMLDATLTNEVGRKASIAQGSALMRVAATVFSEVPSLKMMRSNSLGSGTVAFHHAPIFGLVCGLLGLDVGISQRAYMFITMRDVISAATRLNLIGPLGAAKLQHDIAIAAEEMSKKWMNRTFEEACQTAPLLDTVQA; from the exons ATGGAGGTTCCTATGGAGATAGACAAAGGGAGCCATGGGCCTGCTTCTACAAACGCTCTACTGCAGTGGAGCCAGTGGCAACTGCTTGATTCCCTTCTCCCTACTGGTGGCTTTGCCCATTCTTGTGGTCTTGAGGCAGCATTTCAGGCCCACATGATCTCTGGGCCTGAAGATCTTCAAACTTATGTACTCCATGTGTTGGAGAATACGGGGAGCTTATTACTTCCATTTGTGTATTCAGCAAACATGTCTCCAAACTTAGAAACATGGCATAAACTTGACAGAATGTTGGATGCAACACTTACAAATGAAGTGGGTCGAAAGGCCTCAATTGCTCAAGGATCAGCACTTATGAGGGTAGCTGCAACTGTGTTTTCAGAAGTGCCATCTCTTAAAATGATGAGAAGTAACTCTCTGGGCTCTGGGACTGTTGCTTTCCATCATGCTCCTATTTTTGGGCTTGTATGTGGACTTCTTGGCTTGGATGTTGGAATCTCTCAGAGGGCTTATATGTTTATAACAATGAGAGATGTTATTTCTGCTGCAACAAGGCTGAACTTAATTGGACCCCTTGGGGCAGCTAAATTACAGCATGATATTGCTATTGCTGCTGAAGAAATGTCAAAGAAATGGATGAACCGTACATTTGAGGAAGCATGCCAAACAGCTCCTTTGCTTGACACAGTACAAG CTTGA